The following are encoded together in the uncultured Sphaerochaeta sp. genome:
- the hisA gene encoding 1-(5-phosphoribosyl)-5-[(5-phosphoribosylamino)methylideneamino]imidazole-4-carboxamide isomerase, which produces MHIIPAIDIIDGKAVRLTQGDYASKKIYASDPLDLAKQFEDANLRYLHVVDLDGAKGKGIVNLKSLERIASNTNLIIDFGGGIKRSEDLEAAFSSGASKVTCGSVAVKNPSLLISWIEEFGCDRLILGADAKNGMVQSAGWTEGSDQEVAAFIDLYRSQGLYQVICTDIAKDGMLSGPSLDLYRTLLKDRDDLHLIASGGITTLQDLQDLQEAGLSGAIIGKAIYEGKITIEELAAFGEE; this is translated from the coding sequence ATGCATATCATCCCTGCTATCGATATTATTGACGGGAAAGCAGTCCGCCTCACCCAAGGCGACTATGCATCGAAAAAGATTTATGCTTCCGATCCACTTGATCTTGCAAAGCAGTTCGAGGATGCCAATCTTCGTTACTTGCATGTTGTGGACCTTGATGGGGCTAAAGGGAAAGGCATTGTCAACCTGAAGAGCCTTGAGCGTATTGCAAGCAACACCAATCTGATCATCGATTTTGGTGGGGGAATCAAACGGAGTGAAGACCTCGAAGCAGCATTTTCCAGTGGGGCAAGCAAGGTGACCTGTGGCTCTGTTGCCGTGAAGAATCCCTCGCTGTTGATCTCTTGGATTGAGGAGTTCGGTTGTGATCGCTTGATCCTTGGAGCCGATGCCAAGAATGGAATGGTCCAGAGTGCGGGGTGGACTGAAGGGAGTGACCAGGAAGTTGCAGCCTTCATCGACCTGTACCGTAGTCAGGGCCTCTATCAGGTAATCTGTACAGATATTGCCAAGGATGGAATGCTCAGTGGCCCTTCGCTTGATCTGTATCGTACACTTTTAAAAGATCGAGACGATCTTCATCTTATTGCATCAGGTGGTATAACCACCCTGCAAGACCTACAGGACTTACAGGAAGCAGGCTTATCGGGGGCGATCATCGGTAAGGCAATCTATGAAGGCAAAATTACCATCGAAGAGCTTGCAGCCTTCGGGGAGGAATAG
- the hisH gene encoding imidazole glycerol phosphate synthase subunit HisH has translation MNIAIVKYNAGNTRSVLCALHRLAYEAEVTDDPTRLATADKVIFPGVGEASTAMAYLREKGLDTVLTSLKQPFLGICLGMQLMCATSEEHDTQTLGIFPIPTRKFSLSPQYKIPHMGWNTLQCRNDRLFSGLKEEAWCYFVHSYYVPLCEATIASTEYGGQVFSSVLHKDNYYGCQFHPEKSGDVGEQLLRTFLEEL, from the coding sequence ATGAATATCGCAATCGTAAAGTATAATGCGGGGAATACCCGCTCAGTACTCTGTGCACTTCACCGCCTTGCCTATGAAGCAGAGGTTACCGATGACCCAACAAGACTGGCAACTGCCGACAAGGTAATATTCCCTGGGGTAGGAGAAGCCTCCACGGCAATGGCTTACCTTCGTGAGAAAGGGCTCGATACGGTCCTTACCTCCTTGAAACAACCCTTCTTGGGAATTTGTCTGGGAATGCAACTGATGTGTGCCACCAGTGAGGAGCATGACACCCAGACACTTGGTATTTTCCCCATACCAACGCGTAAGTTTTCCCTTTCCCCTCAGTATAAGATTCCCCATATGGGATGGAATACCCTACAGTGCAGGAATGACCGGTTATTCTCAGGTTTGAAGGAAGAGGCCTGGTGTTATTTTGTACATAGCTATTATGTTCCCCTCTGTGAAGCAACCATTGCAAGCACAGAGTATGGCGGGCAGGTGTTCTCTTCAGTACTACACAAGGATAACTACTATGGTTGCCAGTTCCACCCTGAGAAGAGTGGGGATGTAGGAGAACAGTTGCTGAGAACATTTTTGGAGGAACTCTAA